The following proteins come from a genomic window of Iamia sp. SCSIO 61187:
- a CDS encoding class I SAM-dependent DNA methyltransferase: MAPRRGAKRAAPARSLEQTLWDAADKMRGNLEAAEYKHVALGLVFLKYVSDAFEQRRRYLDKATADVESDYYIPNPDRRLEIIESRDEYTSENVFWVPEGARWEYLQSQAKQPTIGVLLDAAMDAIEGENPSLKGVLPKAYAREDIDKRLLGELVDLIGDIGFTDTDDHGADDVLGRVYEYFLGKFAAAEGRNAGEFYTPRSIVRLLVEMLEPYKGRVYDPCAGSGGMFVQSSEFVAAHGGSQTDIAIYGQEFVGTTWRLAKMNLAIRGIEANLGERSDDTFHRDHFPDLRADFCLANPPFNKDDWYSDALRDDVRWAYGLPPAGNANFAWVQHFIHHLAPNGTAGFVLANGSLSSKQSGEGEIRRKIVEADLVDCIVALPEKLFFNTGIPVCLWFIAKNRHGNGHRARQGEVLFIDARQLGRMETRTLRVLDDADIEQVAGVYHRWRSTEPTEPYADVPGFCKVATLDELEQHDFVLTPGRYVGAAAADVDDEPIEDKLVRLRKQLVEEFEEADRLEVLIRERLDGLIDGD, from the coding sequence ATGGCACCGAGGCGGGGGGCGAAGCGGGCTGCGCCGGCGAGATCGCTCGAGCAGACGCTGTGGGACGCGGCCGACAAGATGCGCGGCAACCTCGAGGCGGCCGAGTACAAGCACGTCGCCCTCGGACTGGTCTTCCTCAAGTACGTCAGCGACGCGTTCGAGCAGCGCCGCCGGTACTTGGACAAGGCCACCGCCGACGTCGAGTCGGACTACTACATCCCCAACCCTGACCGTCGGCTCGAGATCATCGAGTCCCGCGACGAGTACACCTCGGAGAACGTCTTCTGGGTGCCTGAAGGCGCCCGCTGGGAGTACCTCCAGTCGCAGGCCAAGCAGCCCACCATCGGCGTCCTGCTCGACGCAGCGATGGACGCCATCGAGGGCGAGAACCCCAGCCTCAAGGGCGTGCTGCCCAAGGCCTACGCTCGCGAGGACATCGACAAGCGCCTCCTCGGCGAGCTGGTGGACCTCATCGGTGACATCGGGTTCACCGACACCGACGACCACGGCGCCGACGACGTCCTCGGCCGCGTGTACGAGTACTTCCTCGGCAAGTTCGCTGCCGCTGAGGGTCGCAACGCCGGTGAGTTCTACACACCCCGTTCGATCGTCCGGCTCCTGGTCGAGATGCTCGAGCCGTACAAGGGCCGTGTCTACGACCCCTGCGCCGGCTCGGGCGGAATGTTCGTCCAGTCCAGCGAGTTCGTCGCCGCCCACGGTGGGAGCCAGACCGACATCGCCATCTACGGCCAGGAGTTCGTCGGCACCACCTGGAGGTTGGCCAAGATGAACCTCGCCATCCGGGGCATCGAGGCCAACCTCGGCGAACGCTCGGACGACACCTTCCACCGGGACCACTTCCCGGACCTGCGTGCAGATTTCTGCCTGGCGAACCCCCCTTTCAACAAGGACGACTGGTACTCCGACGCTCTTCGCGACGACGTGCGCTGGGCCTACGGCCTGCCCCCGGCGGGCAACGCCAACTTCGCATGGGTCCAGCACTTCATCCACCACCTCGCACCGAACGGCACCGCCGGGTTCGTCCTGGCCAACGGGTCGCTGTCGTCCAAGCAGTCCGGGGAGGGTGAGATCCGCCGCAAGATCGTCGAGGCGGACCTCGTCGACTGCATCGTCGCGCTGCCGGAGAAGCTCTTCTTCAACACCGGCATCCCCGTGTGCCTGTGGTTCATCGCCAAGAACCGCCACGGCAACGGCCACCGGGCCAGACAAGGCGAGGTGCTGTTCATCGACGCCCGTCAGCTCGGGCGGATGGAGACGCGGACGCTGCGCGTGCTCGACGATGCCGACATCGAGCAGGTCGCCGGCGTCTACCACCGTTGGCGGAGCACGGAGCCAACCGAGCCGTACGCGGACGTGCCGGGGTTCTGCAAGGTCGCCACGCTCGACGAGCTGGAGCAGCACGACTTCGTCCTCACCCCGGGCCGCTACGTCGGCGCCGCAGCGGCTGATGTCGACGACGAGCCGATCGAGGACAAGCTCGTCCGGCTCCGGAAGCAGCTCGTCGAGGAGTTCGAGGAGGCGGATCGTCTTGAGGTCCTCATTCGAGAGCGTCTCGATGGGCTGATCGATGGGGACTGA
- a CDS encoding restriction endonuclease subunit S: MGTDTRTGGRQATSGVIAGGAAIAVGKPSTPTAEGFRWAALAEVARLETGHTPSRRHPEYWGGDVPWVGIKDATANHGRTINSTVQTVTHEGIANSSARVLPANTVCLSRTASVGYVVVMGVPMATSQDFVNWVCGPDLDHLYLKFVLQLERSTLLRFASGTTHQTIYFPEAKAFHALLPNLAEQRRIIGVLGSIDDKIESNRRRAEGAEQLLDLLASGVASMGSVPLGELVEVDRKSCSPAALGETLVDHFSLPAFDADRLPARTEGESIKSNKLVVATESVLVSRLNPSTNRTWFAVPDGGRLAVASTEFMVLRPAAGVGFGSIWLAVRDQLFRSELGQRATGTSGSHQRVRPADVLTIEVPDVRALPAAEQDEAQGLLRLAHQARSESRTLAELRDALLPELLSGRLRVPEAEELAEVAT; the protein is encoded by the coding sequence ATGGGGACTGACACCCGTACCGGGGGGAGACAGGCAACCTCTGGTGTCATCGCCGGCGGGGCCGCCATCGCCGTCGGCAAGCCGTCCACTCCCACCGCAGAGGGCTTCAGGTGGGCGGCACTGGCTGAAGTCGCCCGGCTGGAGACAGGTCACACTCCCTCTCGAAGGCACCCGGAGTACTGGGGTGGGGACGTGCCGTGGGTCGGCATCAAGGACGCCACCGCCAACCACGGGCGCACCATCAACTCGACCGTCCAAACGGTCACTCATGAGGGCATCGCCAACTCGTCGGCGCGGGTACTCCCGGCAAACACGGTGTGTCTCTCACGCACAGCTTCAGTCGGCTATGTCGTCGTGATGGGCGTCCCGATGGCCACCAGCCAGGACTTCGTCAACTGGGTCTGTGGACCCGACCTCGACCACCTCTACCTCAAGTTCGTCCTGCAACTGGAGCGCAGCACGCTCCTCCGGTTCGCAAGTGGCACCACACACCAGACCATCTACTTTCCGGAGGCGAAGGCCTTCCACGCACTGCTTCCCAACCTGGCGGAGCAGCGCCGCATCATCGGCGTCTTGGGCAGCATCGACGACAAGATCGAGTCGAACCGGCGGCGAGCCGAGGGCGCCGAGCAGTTGCTCGACCTCTTGGCGTCCGGCGTCGCCAGCATGGGCTCAGTTCCGCTCGGAGAACTCGTCGAGGTCGATAGGAAGTCCTGCAGCCCGGCAGCTCTCGGCGAGACGTTGGTCGACCACTTCAGCCTCCCGGCCTTCGATGCGGACCGGCTGCCCGCCCGCACCGAAGGCGAGTCGATCAAGAGCAACAAGCTCGTGGTCGCGACCGAGAGCGTGCTCGTCTCGCGTCTGAATCCGTCGACGAACCGCACGTGGTTCGCCGTGCCCGATGGTGGGCGCCTCGCCGTGGCGTCGACGGAGTTCATGGTGCTCCGGCCGGCTGCCGGCGTCGGGTTCGGCTCGATCTGGCTCGCAGTGCGGGACCAGCTCTTCAGGTCGGAGCTGGGGCAGCGGGCTACTGGTACCTCCGGCAGCCACCAGCGTGTGCGGCCCGCGGACGTACTGACCATCGAGGTCCCCGACGTCCGAGCCCTTCCTGCGGCGGAGCAGGACGAGGCGCAGGGCCTGCTCCGACTGGCCCATCAGGCACGATCCGAGTCCCGCACCCTCGCCGAGTTGCGCGACGCGTTGCTCCCGGAGCTCCTGTCTGGACGGTTGCGGGTCCCTGAAGCGGAGGAGCTCGCCGAGGTGGCGACGTGA
- a CDS encoding type I restriction endonuclease subunit R: MAAGGITEGVVEEACLGYFQALGYQTLPGPAIGPDGPAPERTSWDDVVLERRLRDAVARINPDLPAGAVDHVVTRVRRAESQSAIAENERVHRLLVEGVPVEHRVDGAVRTSLAWLVDWEDPASNDWLAVNQFTVVGSKTRRPDVVVFVNGLPLGLIELKNPGAEHATVKGAWNQLQTYRTDIPSIFTPNAVCVVSDGMGAMMGSFCAGWEHYAPWKTVDGREVVTDRPPLEVLIRGVFEPARFLDLVRSFVVFSDEPSGLVKRVAKYHQYWAVNAAVESTIEASGPDGDRRGGVVWHTQGSGKSIEMLLYAAKMMRSATMGNPTLVMITDRNDLDDQLFAEVFAPARILPETPKQAVSRADMRSLLDRSSGGIIFTTIQKFAPDEKGDPHPLLTDRRNVVVIADEAHRSQYDFLDGYARHLRDALPNATYLGFTGTPIESTDRSTRQVFGDYIDIYDLTRAVEDGATVRIFYESRLAKVSLPEDVRDAIDDEVDDVTEGTEAEAVERAKTRWARLEAVVGSDERLDSIAADIVDHWEARRSDLLGKAMVVGMSRRICVELYERIVALRPEWHDPDPESGRIKVVMTGSAADPPEYQPHLHTKEVLRSIKARAKDPGDQLELVIVRDMWLTGFDSPALHTMYVDKPMQGAGLMQAIARVNRTFRDKPGGLIVDYIGIAPNLRRALAEYSPSDRDQAGVPIEQMVAVMLEKHDVVSAMLHGVAWSSDPDLPADQRLAHLWNVMDFVLAEPERKARYLDQVLALTKAFALSGTRDEAMAIRDDVKLFADVRAAIAKLDHQGDGGGQSGSTELDTAIAQLVSEAVVSEGVIDVYAAAGIDRPELSILSDEFLDGLVRAERPNLQLELLRRLLDDEIRSQKRTNLVQSRRFSELLDEVINRYTNRALSTAEIIAALVELAKEIRDSNARAGDLGLADDELAFYDAVCQNDSAILGMGDETLKTIARALVKAVRESATIDWSLKESVQAGLRAKVKRLLARYDYPPDKEERAIELVLEQAQLLAAVA; the protein is encoded by the coding sequence TTGGCTGCCGGGGGGATCACCGAGGGGGTCGTGGAGGAGGCGTGCCTCGGCTACTTCCAGGCGCTCGGGTACCAGACGCTTCCTGGCCCGGCGATCGGTCCTGACGGGCCAGCGCCGGAACGAACGTCGTGGGACGACGTGGTGTTGGAGCGACGCCTGCGCGACGCGGTGGCGCGGATCAACCCGGATCTCCCGGCCGGCGCCGTGGACCACGTCGTGACGCGGGTGCGTCGCGCGGAGTCCCAGAGCGCCATCGCCGAGAACGAACGGGTGCACAGGCTGCTCGTGGAGGGGGTGCCGGTCGAGCACCGGGTCGACGGCGCAGTGCGAACGTCACTGGCCTGGCTGGTCGACTGGGAGGACCCGGCCAGCAACGACTGGTTGGCTGTCAACCAGTTCACGGTCGTCGGGTCCAAGACCCGGCGCCCCGATGTCGTGGTCTTCGTGAACGGCCTCCCCCTGGGGCTGATCGAGCTCAAGAACCCCGGAGCCGAGCACGCCACGGTCAAGGGGGCGTGGAACCAGCTACAGACCTACCGCACCGACATCCCGTCGATCTTCACCCCCAACGCGGTGTGCGTCGTCTCCGACGGCATGGGCGCGATGATGGGCTCGTTCTGCGCGGGATGGGAGCACTACGCCCCGTGGAAGACCGTCGACGGTCGAGAGGTGGTCACCGACCGACCGCCGCTCGAGGTGCTCATCCGTGGCGTCTTCGAGCCTGCGCGCTTCCTCGACCTCGTGCGGAGCTTCGTCGTGTTCAGCGACGAGCCGTCGGGCTTGGTGAAGCGGGTGGCCAAGTACCACCAGTACTGGGCGGTGAACGCCGCCGTGGAGTCGACCATCGAAGCGTCCGGACCCGACGGCGACCGACGGGGCGGGGTGGTCTGGCACACGCAGGGCTCGGGCAAGTCGATCGAGATGCTCCTCTACGCCGCCAAGATGATGCGGTCGGCGACGATGGGCAACCCGACCCTGGTGATGATCACCGACCGCAACGATCTGGACGACCAGCTCTTCGCCGAGGTGTTCGCACCGGCCCGGATCCTGCCCGAGACCCCGAAGCAGGCCGTGTCTCGCGCCGACATGCGCTCGCTGCTCGATCGATCCTCGGGCGGGATCATCTTCACCACGATCCAGAAGTTCGCTCCGGACGAGAAGGGCGACCCCCACCCACTGCTGACGGATCGCCGCAACGTCGTGGTCATCGCCGACGAGGCCCACCGCTCGCAGTACGACTTCCTCGACGGGTACGCCCGGCACCTCCGCGATGCGCTGCCGAACGCCACCTACCTCGGCTTCACAGGCACGCCCATCGAGTCGACGGACCGGTCGACCCGCCAGGTCTTCGGCGACTACATCGACATCTACGACCTCACTCGTGCCGTCGAGGATGGGGCCACGGTTCGGATCTTCTACGAGTCCCGCCTCGCCAAGGTGAGCTTGCCCGAGGACGTTCGCGACGCGATCGACGACGAGGTCGACGACGTCACGGAGGGCACCGAGGCCGAGGCGGTCGAGCGGGCCAAGACCCGCTGGGCGCGACTCGAGGCCGTCGTCGGATCGGACGAGAGGCTCGACTCCATCGCCGCAGACATCGTCGACCACTGGGAGGCCCGCCGATCAGACCTCCTCGGCAAGGCGATGGTCGTCGGCATGAGCCGACGGATCTGCGTCGAGCTCTACGAGCGGATCGTCGCGCTGCGACCCGAGTGGCACGACCCGGACCCGGAGTCGGGCCGGATCAAGGTGGTGATGACCGGGTCGGCCGCGGACCCGCCCGAGTACCAGCCTCATCTGCACACCAAGGAGGTCCTGCGTTCCATCAAGGCCAGGGCGAAGGACCCCGGCGACCAGCTCGAGCTGGTCATCGTGCGCGACATGTGGCTGACAGGGTTCGACTCACCCGCCCTGCACACCATGTACGTCGACAAGCCGATGCAGGGCGCCGGGCTGATGCAGGCCATCGCCCGAGTCAACCGGACGTTCCGCGACAAGCCCGGCGGCCTCATCGTCGACTACATCGGCATCGCCCCGAACCTCCGCCGGGCCCTTGCGGAGTACTCCCCGTCCGACCGGGACCAGGCCGGCGTCCCGATCGAGCAGATGGTCGCGGTGATGCTCGAGAAGCACGACGTGGTGAGCGCCATGCTCCACGGCGTCGCCTGGTCGTCGGACCCCGACCTGCCTGCGGACCAGCGCCTAGCGCACCTCTGGAACGTCATGGACTTCGTGCTCGCCGAGCCGGAGCGCAAGGCGCGCTACCTCGATCAGGTCCTCGCCCTCACGAAGGCGTTCGCGCTCAGTGGCACCCGCGACGAGGCGATGGCGATTCGCGACGACGTCAAGCTCTTCGCCGACGTCCGCGCCGCGATCGCAAAGCTCGACCACCAAGGAGACGGAGGGGGTCAGTCCGGGAGTACAGAGCTCGACACGGCCATCGCCCAGCTGGTGTCCGAGGCCGTCGTGTCCGAGGGGGTCATCGACGTCTACGCCGCAGCCGGCATCGACAGGCCGGAGCTGTCGATCCTCTCCGACGAGTTCCTCGACGGCCTGGTGCGAGCAGAGCGCCCGAACCTCCAGCTCGAGCTCCTTCGCCGGCTGCTCGACGACGAGATCCGGTCGCAGAAGCGCACCAACCTCGTGCAGTCCCGGCGGTTCTCCGAGCTCCTCGACGAGGTCATCAACCGCTACACCAACCGGGCGCTCTCGACGGCGGAGATCATCGCGGCTCTGGTCGAGCTGGCGAAGGAGATCCGCGACTCCAACGCCCGGGCCGGCGACCTGGGGCTGGCGGACGATGAGCTGGCGTTCTACGACGCCGTGTGCCAGAACGACTCGGCCATCCTCGGGATGGGCGACGAGACCCTCAAGACGATCGCTCGTGCGTTGGTGAAGGCCGTCCGTGAGTCGGCCACCATCGACTGGAGCCTGAAGGAGTCGGTGCAGGCTGGGCTGCGTGCCAAGGTCAAGCGCCTGCTCGCCCGCTACGACTACCCGCCCGACAAGGAAGAGCGAGCGATCGAGCTCGTGCTCGAGCAGGCGCAGCTGCTCGCAGCCGTCGCGTGA
- a CDS encoding DUF5655 domain-containing protein: MASEMVFTVAGTDAVAATPIGLAEAGLKEREHLQEWVLQHPQILGDDVKVISFEFGRWTGSGGGLERDRLDVLGLDTEGRLVVVELKRDKAPDTVDMQALKYAALVSRFTREDLDKVHAQYLSRLRGEALTPDEAGAELDDWATVTEDSLRVPRLILMASSFPRTVTATVVFLHQQLGLDVRLLAFQAYKTATDVLLTVSQHYPPPDVEEFVLSPEVNEARQQRTAKQTKKREATAVSRLLGAEALEPGAPLEFRSPIGAVNAEVAEWIAEDPRRGRAAWQEDLAKPLVWEFDGQPYSPTGLAALILEEAAGRTQAIQGPACWFDQDGASLVELAKAIPAGSEVPLEVHLAKLNDGLRPVFDAVDAAILALGSDVTRQSRVKSIKYYGQRKLADLLIHNDHLSLYIRGLTTEPADPQSLIARYEPGKYLHAKVSAVDDVVALVELLRPAYTSEVATTRAAPLTP; encoded by the coding sequence ATGGCAAGCGAGATGGTGTTCACCGTCGCGGGCACCGACGCCGTCGCGGCCACACCGATCGGCCTCGCCGAAGCCGGGCTGAAGGAGCGCGAGCACCTGCAGGAGTGGGTGCTGCAGCACCCACAGATCCTGGGCGACGACGTCAAGGTGATCAGCTTCGAGTTCGGCCGCTGGACCGGCAGCGGCGGGGGCCTGGAACGAGACCGCCTCGACGTCCTGGGCCTCGACACCGAGGGCCGGCTCGTCGTCGTCGAGCTCAAGCGTGACAAGGCGCCCGACACCGTCGACATGCAGGCGCTCAAGTACGCAGCGCTGGTGTCGCGCTTCACCCGCGAGGACCTCGACAAGGTCCACGCCCAGTACCTCAGCCGCCTGCGCGGTGAGGCCCTCACCCCGGACGAGGCCGGCGCCGAGCTCGACGACTGGGCCACGGTCACCGAGGACAGCCTCCGAGTTCCCCGGCTGATCCTCATGGCCTCGTCCTTCCCTCGGACGGTCACAGCCACGGTCGTCTTCCTGCATCAGCAGCTCGGCCTCGACGTCCGCCTCCTCGCGTTCCAGGCCTACAAGACGGCAACCGACGTGCTCCTGACGGTCTCTCAGCACTACCCGCCTCCAGACGTCGAGGAGTTCGTGCTCTCGCCCGAGGTCAACGAGGCGCGCCAGCAGCGCACGGCCAAGCAGACCAAGAAGCGCGAGGCCACTGCGGTGTCCCGGCTACTCGGCGCCGAGGCTCTCGAGCCTGGTGCGCCGCTGGAGTTCCGCTCTCCGATAGGGGCGGTGAACGCCGAGGTGGCGGAGTGGATCGCCGAGGACCCTCGGCGCGGTCGAGCAGCGTGGCAGGAGGACCTGGCCAAGCCGCTGGTGTGGGAGTTCGACGGGCAGCCGTACTCGCCCACCGGCCTCGCTGCGCTCATCCTCGAGGAGGCCGCCGGTCGAACCCAGGCGATACAGGGGCCGGCGTGCTGGTTCGACCAGGACGGCGCCTCACTCGTCGAGCTGGCCAAGGCCATCCCGGCCGGCTCCGAGGTGCCCCTCGAAGTCCACCTGGCCAAGCTGAACGATGGCCTGCGACCGGTGTTCGACGCCGTCGACGCGGCCATCCTCGCTCTCGGCTCGGACGTCACCCGCCAGTCCCGGGTCAAGAGCATCAAGTACTACGGCCAGCGCAAGCTCGCGGACCTGCTCATCCACAACGACCACCTCAGCCTCTACATCCGAGGCCTCACCACCGAACCCGCCGATCCGCAGTCGCTGATCGCCCGGTACGAGCCCGGCAAGTACCTCCACGCCAAGGTCTCCGCCGTCGACGACGTTGTTGCGCTCGTTGAGCTCTTGCGGCCCGCCTACACCAGCGAGGTGGCGACGACGAGGGCCGCCCCGCTGACGCCCTGA
- a CDS encoding MarR family transcriptional regulator translates to MRRVRLVTGGDVVGEGPKGRGFRSSGRKRPGGPPAPRPGVPHEVYSAILRTLHREGPMTAGRLASLLPAQDRTHTYAVLRRLEQAGLVRRAGNKYATVRPAKVRKTARR, encoded by the coding sequence GTGCGAAGGGTTCGCCTGGTCACTGGCGGGGACGTCGTTGGTGAGGGGCCGAAAGGTCGCGGCTTCCGCTCCTCGGGCCGGAAGCGCCCTGGTGGGCCTCCAGCTCCACGTCCAGGCGTGCCTCATGAGGTCTACTCAGCGATCCTCCGGACACTGCACCGGGAGGGGCCCATGACGGCGGGTCGGCTGGCGAGCCTGCTGCCGGCACAGGACAGGACCCACACCTACGCGGTCCTGCGTCGGCTCGAACAAGCTGGACTCGTACGACGAGCTGGCAACAAGTACGCGACCGTCAGACCGGCCAAGGTGCGAAAGACGGCACGCAGGTAG